The sequence below is a genomic window from Paenibacillus silvisoli.
TTCGTACAGTCCTCTCTTGAACACTTTATCATCACTGCTTCGCAGCGAAATGACCGAGACATGACGGCATGTTTGTTTCGTCATCGCTGCGTCCGAAAAGCCGTGGGTGAACAATGTTCATTCACGGCTTTTCTTTGTCCTTTTACCATTCCCTATTTATTTTTTGCTGCAAACTAAAACGAACAATGCCTTTAAAGGGAGAGAACCTATATGGAACATAGATTGCCACTATTTATCGTAACGGGAGCAAGCGGCGCAGGGAAAACGACCGTCATGCATGAGCTGCGAAGCTTATGTCCTGATTTTGTCATGCTGAGCACGGACGACGATAATTTCGGATCCACCAATTTGGACTATCAGGACCGATACAATGTACTGCTTCATTTAGCCGCCGCCGCTGCGAAATCCAAGATCGGCACGATCATTTGCGGCACGGTCATGCCGTGGGACGCGCAGAAGTGCGACAGTTATCAGGAATTCAGCGAGG
It includes:
- a CDS encoding AAA family ATPase, whose amino-acid sequence is MEHRLPLFIVTGASGAGKTTVMHELRSLCPDFVMLSTDDDNFGSTNLDYQDRYNVLLHLAAAAAKSKIGTIICGTVMPWDAQKCDSYQEFSEVCFINLHCDDETRNRRLRSRADKDTWTDDMLKAHQEFAQWLLANAATAYNPPMPTIDTTAAPPAEVAKQINAYVREKWNGIPL